A stretch of DNA from Thiothrix subterranea:
GTCGCCGTTCTACACGGCACGTTCCAAGTATTTCCAGTATTTGTACAAGAACGATATGGATGCGTGGTATGTGCTCGACCCGGTGATCACGGTTCACCCTGACAGTATTTTCTTTGAATGTTTTTCTCAGGACGAATCGAGTTACGGCAAATTGAGCTGCCGCTACGAAGTGTTCCAGAATGTGCGTGAACACGCCTACGGCACGACTAATATCGACTATTCGCACGAGTTGTATCAGGAATTCCAGAAAATCCGCGATTACAAACGCACCGAATTTGTGATTGATCCGTCGGGATTTGAGGTTAAAACTGACCTCAGCGACGACTTCAAGGAAGAGAAAATCGACCTGCCCGACAGTTGGGTACGTGGTTTTCTGCAAGTCAGTTCGGCGATGAGTTTACCGTTTACGACATTCAATCTGCACCCGATGGATATGTACAATATCCTGCTGTTTTTAAAGCGCCACAAGGAAAAGACAGGCCCTCGTTCGTTACGGTTTTGCCTGACACCGGATCAGCCAATTCAAGTGAAGTTTGATCCATGGGGTGAAACCTTGACGTGTCCGCGCAGTATTTACACCGGCAATACGGCGCAGGAAGTGCGGATTTGGGGACGGCGGCGTTTGTTCATACTGGAACGCTTGCTACCCATCGTGAAGCATTTCCGCGTGAGCCTGTTGGGTTCAGGCTTGCCGAGTTTCTGGGTCGCGGAAATGGAACACATGACCTTCACGCTGGGTTTGTCGGGTTGGAGTGCCAATGACTTTTCGCGCATGGGCAATTTCGATTTGATGGCTCCACGGGGTGAAGTCGATAGCGTGACTGCCGAGCGCGTGTTTGCAGCGTTGCAAATCACTTGGCAGGAAAGTGCGACTTCACTGGCGTTGCGACTGGGGCTGGATGAGTTGACGGTTAAATCCGCACTGGGGATTTACTCGCAATACGGGCGTGTGTTGTACGACATGGATAAGAATGTGTACCGCATCCGTGAACTCAGCAAAGACCCGTTACCGATGGATAAACTGCGTTTCAGCAATGAGCGCGAAGCGAAAGCGGATAATTTCCGTAAGGCGGGTTTGGTGACGGTGATTACACGAGAATCACAGCAGAACGGACGGCAGTTAGTGCGTGGCGAAGTGATCGACAATGCGCATACTTACCAGCCGGAGATTACGCTGGATGCGGATATGCGACTGGTAGAAGCCAAATGTTCCTGCCATTTCTACATTCAGAACAAGCTGAATCAAGGACCGTGTGAGCATATGTTGGCGGTACGCTTGGAAACCAATAACGCTAATTCCTAGAAAAACGCTAAGGTTTATGGGTAATCGTCACAAAGAGCTTCTACAATCCAATCATCGTAATATTGATAGCAAGAGGAAAACGTTATGTTTAATCCCATTGAAATTCCCTTTGGCGCAACGATGTTATTCAATGTTGTTGATTTGAAAGAAGGCGTCACTGTTGAAGATGTCGAGTTATTATTGGGCGAAATGTGTAATGTCGTCAAAAATAACTACGGCGATGACAACGGCGGATTTATCGGTGGACAAGTCTACCGCAATGCCGGTTTTATTTCCGAAGAAGGCAGCGTCGGTAGCGATGACAGTCACAAAAATAAGCGCGTTAAGCAAAACATGGGCGATATTGTCATCGTGACTTATTGGAAGTCTTTTGAACAACACGAAAAATCTCATGCTGACAAATTGTTTAAAGAGAAATTCTCACAATTAGCCGCATTTTGTGATGATACCTACGAAGTCGGCTATGAAATGTTGTGGCAGGGCGTCCCTGAAGTACATTAAACACACATTAGTTGGCTGTCTTTTCAGCAACACGTTGGCGCAATGCATTCAAATGCTGTAACGTCGCATAACCATCCGCTGGTAAATTGTTATCCATTTGCCAGCGGCGTACCGCAGCACGGGTGTTTGGTCCCAACTTACCATCCAAGCCATCCGTACTGTAACCCGCTGCCGTCAACAAGGTTTGCAACTCAACTTTTTCTGCATGACTTAGCGGCACATCTTCTTTAGGCCACATTGCTAACAGCGGGGGCTTTCCCTGAATGCGATCACCTAAATAACCAACAGCGAGTGCATAGTTCTGCGCATTATTGTACTTGAGAATTGCATCAAAGTTGCGTAACGCCAAAAACGCTGGCCCGCGATACCCCGCAGGCAGCAGCACAAACGCATTGCTAGTGCTGCTATCCAACGACTGCCCATTCACGGCAGTCACCCTCGCAATCTTGCCCCAAATATTCAGCGGCAACCAGAAATCCACATCCGCTTGTGACCAATCAAATTTAGCAGGCAAGCGCACTTCAAAACCCCAAGGCTGATCGCGTTCCCAGCCGGAACTGGCGAGATAATTGGCGGTGGAAGCCAGCGCGTCGGGGATGCTATTCACCAGATCGCGATGCCCGTCGCCATCAAAATCAACCGCGTAGCTTTCAAACGTTGTGGGAATAAACTGGGTGTGCCCAATAGCGCCTGCCCACGAACCTTGCATCGAAATCGGCGGCATATCGCCATTTTGCACAATTCTTAAGGCTGCAATGAGCTGTTTCTGCCAGAATTCTCGCCGTTCTATTTCCCCCGCATACGCCAGCGTCGCTAAGGAACGTACAATGCTGTAACGCCCGGTATGGCTACCAAAATTGCTTTCCAACCCCCAAATGGCCAAAAGGTATTCGGGCTGTACGCCGTATTGTGCGTGGATGCGCTGTAGCAGCGGTGCATAATCACGCAGGAGCTTTTGTCCGTTGGCAATGCGTTCGGTTGACGCGGCGGTTTCGAGGTATTCCCAAACGGTTTTGGTGAATTCGGGCTGATGCGATTCCAGACGTAGGACTTTTTTGTCAGGCACTAGACCACGCAAAGCCCTATCCACGGTTTCGGCGTGAATGCCTTCTTTAATGGCAACCTGACGAAATTGCTGCTTCCATGCATCAAACGCACTGTCAACGGTGGTGCTGTATCCGAACAACACCACAACCAGCAATAACACTACCGGCAACCCATGTAACCACTTCTGGTTCATTCAGCCGTTCCGCACACTCGACAAATCATCGGGGTATAATAGCAGAGTTCGGTAAAAACGCTTGCGAGAGACCAAACTTTAGTCTTTTTTCTTGCCCGCAGGACGTGCGAACGGGCTGACATTGCCCGCCACACTGCCGGATTCGAGCGCATGGATTTTACTGACACCCGTGTGCTCCACCTCGTCGATGCGAATCACCGAGTGGATGGGAATGAAACTGCGCTTGACAGCTTCAAACTCCGTTTTGAGGCGCTCTTCACCGGGGTCAATGACCACCGTGCTTTGCGTACCGAAAACGATTTCTTCAACCACAACAAAGCCATACAAGTCTGATTCATAGACTTGTTTAGCAAAGATTTCGTAAATCTTGTCTTGGTTGACGAAAGAAATGCGGTAGATGCTGCGGTCGCTGCTCAACGGTAGTGCCTCAAGGAATAATAGTGGGGAAAATGGGCTTAGTTGTAGCAGAAAACCGGCGGGAAGTCACTTTCCCGCTAACATTCGCGCATCAATGATCGCCTTCCACGTCGCAGGGCCGGTGTTATGCACCGATTCGCCATTGCTATCCACCGCCACCGTGACCGGCATATCCTTGACCTCGAATTCGTAAATCGCTTCCATACCGAGTTCGGGGAACGCCAGCACTTTCGCGCCCGTAATCGCTTTGGACACCAAATACGCCGCCCCACCGACTGCCATCAGGTACACCGCGCCGAATTCCTTGATCGCTTCAATCGCAATCGGGCCGCGTTCGGATTTACCAATCATGCCCAGCAAACCGGTTTGTTGCAGGATTTGGCGGGTGAATTTGTCCATACGGGTGGACGTGGTGGGGCCAGCAGGGCCAACAACTTCATCACGCACCGGGTCAACCGGGCCGACGTAGTAAATGAAACGCCCTTTCAAATCAACGGGCAGTGTTTCGCCTTTATTGAGCATGTCGATCATGCGCTTGTGTGCAGCATCGCGCCCGGTGAGCATTTTGCCAGACAGCAAAACGGTTTCGCCCGGTTTCAGGTTGCGTACTTGTTCTGGGGTGATGGTGTCGAGGTTAACGCGGGTGGCAGATGCACCGCCGTCCAGCGAAATTTGCGGCCAATTGGATAAGTCTGGCGGGGTTTGCAAGGCTGCACCTGAACCGTCCAGCACGAAATGCGTATGGCGCGTCGCCGCACAGTTAGGGATCATGCACACGGGCAAAGAGGCGGCGTGCGTCGGGAAGTCTTTGATTTTGACATCCAGCACCGTGGTTAAACCGCCCAAACCTTGTGCACCTAAGCCGAGGTTATTGACCTTTTCGTAGAGTTCCAGACGCAATTCTTCGACGCGGTTTTGTGCACCACGCGCTTGCAATTCGTGAATGTCGATGTGTTCCATCAGCACCTCTTTCGCCAATACGGCCGCTTTTTCAGCCGTGCCGCCGATGCCAATGCCGAGCATTCCCGGTGGACACCACCCTGCTCCCATTTCTGGCACGGTTTTCAACACCCAATCCACAATGCTGTCGGAGGGGTTGAGCATAACCATTTTGGATTTGTTTTCAGAACCGCCGCCTTTCGCCGCCACGTCAAACGACACGGTATCACCGGGAACGATTTCGTAATGGATGACCGCTGGCGTATTGTCTTTGGTGTTTTTCCGCGCACCCGCAGGATCAGCGAGGATGGAAGCACGCAAGACGTTATCCGGGTTCAGGTACGCACGGCGCACGCCTTCGTTGATCATGTCGGTGAGGCTCATGTCGCCTTCCCATTGCACATTCATGCCGACTTTGACGAACACGGTAACAATGCCGGTATCTTGGCAAATAGGGCGATGCCCTTCGGCACACATGCGCGAATTGACGAGGATTTGCGCGATGGAATCCTTCGCGGCGGGGGATTCTTCACGCTGCCACGCTTGGTGCATCGCTTCGATGAAGTCGAGCGGGTGGTAGTATGAGATGAATTGCAGCGCATCCGCGACACTGGCGATTACGTCGGCTTGCTTAATAATGGTCATGGCTCTATTCCCTTGGTGGTTGATCAACTGCGGGCGGAGACTGTTTTTGTTGTGGCGCACAATCGTAGGCGAAAATGCGCGTGAATACCATTATTTCATGCCGTGACGTTAAGCTATATACTGTTTCACCTCTTGTTTAACCCTAGAAGACCCTCATGCGCGTACTTGGAATTGAAAGCTCTTGTGATGAAACCGGCGTGGCGCTGTACGACACCGACAAAGGCTTGTTGGCGCATCGTTTGTTCAGCCAGATTGCGATGCACGCGGAATACGGCGGTGTCGTGCCGGAATTGGCATCGCGGGATCATATTCGCCGCGTATTGCCGTTGTTGCGTGAAGCGTTGGTGGATGCGGGCATGACGATGAAGGATATTGATGGCATTGCCTACACCGCAGGGCCGGGGCTGATCGGGGCATTGCTGACGGGGGCTTCGATTGCACGGTCGATGGCATGGGGCTTGAATGTTCCTGCCGTGGGGGTGCATCACATGGAGGGGCATTTGCTCGCGCCGATGTTGGAAGAAAATCCGCCGGAATTGCCATTTGTGGCGTTGCTGGTGTCGGGTGGGCATACCATGCTGGTGGATGTGCCGCGCATTGGCGAATACCACATTCTGGGCGAAAGCGTGGATGATGCGGCGGGTGAGGCGTTTGATAAGACCGCGAAACTGATGGGCTTGGATTATCCGGGCGGGCCGTTGCTGGCGAAGCTGGCAGAACAGGGGCGCGAAGGGATTTACAAATTTCCACGCCCAATGGTGGATCGACCGGGCTGTGATTTCAGCTTTAGCGGCTTGAAAACGTTTTCACTGACGACCTGGCAAAAGTCTGGGCAGACGGAGCAGGATAAGGCGGATATTGCACGGGCGTTTGAAGACGCAGTAGTAGACACGTTGTTTATCAAATGTCGGCGGGCGTTGGAACAAGCAGGACGTAAGCGGCTGGTGGTGGCGGGCGGCGTGGGCGCGAATCGACGTTTGCGGACGCGATTGGCGGAGTTGAAGGCGGAAGTGTATTTCCCGCGTTTGGCGTTTTGCACCGATAACGGCGCAATGATTGCGTATGCGGGCGCGTTAAGGTTACTGGCAGGGGCAAGTGAAGCGGCAGTGATTAATGCGCGTCCGCGTTGGCCATTGACCGAACTGGACGCGATTTAATCGCATGGAAACCGTTTAACCATGCCCTGCTCTACCCGTTACTTATGCGACCACGGTGTAAATCAACCAGCCGGTATACCCGAAGTAGACGCTTAACATCAAAATGCCTTCCCAATGGGTTAGGTGTCCCGGTTTACGGAAACCATACGCCATAATGAATAAGCCGACGGTAACAGCAAACATCACAGCCCAGTCACGGCTGAGCACTTCCGGCCCTACCGCCATCGGCTGAATAACACCCGCGATACCCACCACTGCCAGCGTATTAAACAGATTCGAGCCGACAACGTTACCCAACGCCAAATCCGCCTCACCTTTACGCGCCGCCGCAATGGAAGCGGCCAATTCCGGCAACGACGTGCCAAACGCCACAATGGTCAAACCAATAATCAACTCACTAATGCCCAAACCTTGTGCAATGCTAACCGCGCCCCAGACCAACATTTTCGAGCTTGCCATCAGCAATAATAAACCAATCACCAACCACATCACCGCAGCCTTCAACGTTAACGGGTGTTCAATCAGTTCTTCTGCCATTTCAGCGCTTAAGGCATCCTGTTTGCTGCGCTTGGCGGAATACACCATCCAGCCCATCAGCGCACACAACACCACTAACAACACAATGGCATCGGCACGGCTCACTTCGCCATCCCATAACTGCCAGCCTGCCAATAACGTTACACCTAATAAAATTGGCAGTTCCTTACGAACCATGCTGGAATGCACCGCAATGGTGGCAAACACGGCTGACAACCCTAAAATCAGGGTAATATTGATAATGTTAGAACCGTAAGCATTGCCCAATGCCAAGGCTGGCTTGCCATCCAATGCAGCAAAAGCAGACACCACCATTTCCGGGGCAGATGTCCCAAAGCCTACCACCACCATCCCGATCAATAAGGTCGAAACCCCCAAATGTTTCGCGGTGGCAGCAGCACCATCCACAAATTTATCCGCACTCCACATCAACAGGGCAAAACCAGCCAAGATGGCAAGTAAGGGCATTAACATTGGCATAATCCTTTTTATTGCAACACACATTAAATAATTCAC
This window harbors:
- a CDS encoding SWIM zinc finger family protein, yielding MEFSRKYHGNSQVSNNSRETNMSFVPDALRNPAFFAADLGQHIPFREAMSALHQVVVSDMSFQPKDKSDYKAWLKAQEEVFLAGAMAKQGQIKAQLDDLRQQMREVQHAEQAVLSPFYTARSKYFQYLYKNDMDAWYVLDPVITVHPDSIFFECFSQDESSYGKLSCRYEVFQNVREHAYGTTNIDYSHELYQEFQKIRDYKRTEFVIDPSGFEVKTDLSDDFKEEKIDLPDSWVRGFLQVSSAMSLPFTTFNLHPMDMYNILLFLKRHKEKTGPRSLRFCLTPDQPIQVKFDPWGETLTCPRSIYTGNTAQEVRIWGRRRLFILERLLPIVKHFRVSLLGSGLPSFWVAEMEHMTFTLGLSGWSANDFSRMGNFDLMAPRGEVDSVTAERVFAALQITWQESATSLALRLGLDELTVKSALGIYSQYGRVLYDMDKNVYRIRELSKDPLPMDKLRFSNEREAKADNFRKAGLVTVITRESQQNGRQLVRGEVIDNAHTYQPEITLDADMRLVEAKCSCHFYIQNKLNQGPCEHMLAVRLETNNANS
- a CDS encoding lytic murein transglycosylase, with product MNQKWLHGLPVVLLLVVVLFGYSTTVDSAFDAWKQQFRQVAIKEGIHAETVDRALRGLVPDKKVLRLESHQPEFTKTVWEYLETAASTERIANGQKLLRDYAPLLQRIHAQYGVQPEYLLAIWGLESNFGSHTGRYSIVRSLATLAYAGEIERREFWQKQLIAALRIVQNGDMPPISMQGSWAGAIGHTQFIPTTFESYAVDFDGDGHRDLVNSIPDALASTANYLASSGWERDQPWGFEVRLPAKFDWSQADVDFWLPLNIWGKIARVTAVNGQSLDSSTSNAFVLLPAGYRGPAFLALRNFDAILKYNNAQNYALAVGYLGDRIQGKPPLLAMWPKEDVPLSHAEKVELQTLLTAAGYSTDGLDGKLGPNTRAAVRRWQMDNNLPADGYATLQHLNALRQRVAEKTAN
- a CDS encoding DUF1820 family protein codes for the protein MSSDRSIYRISFVNQDKIYEIFAKQVYESDLYGFVVVEEIVFGTQSTVVIDPGEERLKTEFEAVKRSFIPIHSVIRIDEVEHTGVSKIHALESGSVAGNVSPFARPAGKKKD
- a CDS encoding fumarate hydratase translates to MTIIKQADVIASVADALQFISYYHPLDFIEAMHQAWQREESPAAKDSIAQILVNSRMCAEGHRPICQDTGIVTVFVKVGMNVQWEGDMSLTDMINEGVRRAYLNPDNVLRASILADPAGARKNTKDNTPAVIHYEIVPGDTVSFDVAAKGGGSENKSKMVMLNPSDSIVDWVLKTVPEMGAGWCPPGMLGIGIGGTAEKAAVLAKEVLMEHIDIHELQARGAQNRVEELRLELYEKVNNLGLGAQGLGGLTTVLDVKIKDFPTHAASLPVCMIPNCAATRHTHFVLDGSGAALQTPPDLSNWPQISLDGGASATRVNLDTITPEQVRNLKPGETVLLSGKMLTGRDAAHKRMIDMLNKGETLPVDLKGRFIYYVGPVDPVRDEVVGPAGPTTSTRMDKFTRQILQQTGLLGMIGKSERGPIAIEAIKEFGAVYLMAVGGAAYLVSKAITGAKVLAFPELGMEAIYEFEVKDMPVTVAVDSNGESVHNTGPATWKAIIDARMLAGK
- the tsaD gene encoding tRNA (adenosine(37)-N6)-threonylcarbamoyltransferase complex transferase subunit TsaD, whose protein sequence is MRVLGIESSCDETGVALYDTDKGLLAHRLFSQIAMHAEYGGVVPELASRDHIRRVLPLLREALVDAGMTMKDIDGIAYTAGPGLIGALLTGASIARSMAWGLNVPAVGVHHMEGHLLAPMLEENPPELPFVALLVSGGHTMLVDVPRIGEYHILGESVDDAAGEAFDKTAKLMGLDYPGGPLLAKLAEQGREGIYKFPRPMVDRPGCDFSFSGLKTFSLTTWQKSGQTEQDKADIARAFEDAVVDTLFIKCRRALEQAGRKRLVVAGGVGANRRLRTRLAELKAEVYFPRLAFCTDNGAMIAYAGALRLLAGASEAAVINARPRWPLTELDAI
- a CDS encoding calcium/sodium antiporter produces the protein MLMPLLAILAGFALLMWSADKFVDGAAATAKHLGVSTLLIGMVVVGFGTSAPEMVVSAFAALDGKPALALGNAYGSNIINITLILGLSAVFATIAVHSSMVRKELPILLGVTLLAGWQLWDGEVSRADAIVLLVVLCALMGWMVYSAKRSKQDALSAEMAEELIEHPLTLKAAVMWLVIGLLLLMASSKMLVWGAVSIAQGLGISELIIGLTIVAFGTSLPELAASIAAARKGEADLALGNVVGSNLFNTLAVVGIAGVIQPMAVGPEVLSRDWAVMFAVTVGLFIMAYGFRKPGHLTHWEGILMLSVYFGYTGWLIYTVVA